In Syntrophobacterales bacterium, the sequence TCGTCGATCCGGAAAACGACGCCCTGGGACAAGGCATCCCGAAACTTCTTGCTCCGCCGGCGGAACTTGTCCTGCCGTAAAAATTCGTACCTCTCCTCTTCGGGAAAAACAGAATCTATTTCGCAATGGACAACTTCGACTAAAGAGGGAGCCTGAAGAGACGATATGGCCCCATTTTGATGACCGGGCGCAGATAGCGGCTTTGGTACTCCTGAAATCTTTTTCCGTCTTCAGGGGAAAGCGGGCTAAAAGTGGAAATCAGGTAGCGTTCGTCGTACATGATGTGGGTGAAGCCTTCCCTCTTCAGGGCTTCTTCTATTGCCTCCGGTGCGGAGGCAGTACGAAGGATTTTTTCGATTGTGTGTGTCTCGAACATCGAATCGCTGTAGCAGTCACGCTTGCAGAAAAAGGTGTAATTCTTCATGTAGATCATTAAAACCTTTGCCTGTGGAGGTAGTTTCTCGTTGACGAACCGGTACATTGGATAAGTGGGGACCAGCCGGGTAAGGAAATTTTCCCGTGACTCAATCCCCGCGACGACTCGCAGGGGGGCAATCTTCATGAAGTCGCGGACGATGTAGGAGCCATTAAAAAGCAGGCTTCCCAAAACGGCGGCGATTAGAAAATAAATGATTAATTTTTGTTTTCGATAATGGTTCAGTACCCCGCCCACAGCAACCGCAAGAAGCGGAAACAAGGGGATAAGGTAGCGAATCTGCTGCGCGGAAGAGGCCCAGAAAAGAAACGAAAAGAACGAGTAGCCGCTAATCAGAAAAAGTGAGGTTTCCCTGCGGATAAAGGCGAGAAAGGGCAGTGTCAAAAGAAAGACAGGGCCGATTACGCCGTCAAAGGTGATGCTGTCCATCTTGGCGCGGAAACTCAAATTCCAAGGCAGCAGCAGATAAGCGCCTAAATCTCTCCCCATCCCGAGGTTCTGCACAAAGAGGTCGTAGAGGTGCGCCTGGTCGGCATCCCACCCGGTTCCTCCGAATACCCCGTAGAGAAACGGGAAAAACGGATTGCCCGTAACAAGCAAATTCTTCAGATAAAACGGACTTCCGACGACAAGCGCCGCCACCGCGTAAACGATAAGTGACCGCATTGCTTCGTGAATGCCGTATTTGTTTTTGTGCGCGAAAAAGAGAATGCCGAGGCAGCCGAGCGGGATGATCAGAAGGGCAGTATATTTGCAGGCGGCAGCGGCCCCGGAGAAGATGCCGAAAAGGATCAGCCAGCCCCCCGCAGACGCTTCCTCCGGCCAGCGCAGAAAGCAGTAAAAGGCCGCGAGCGTGAAAAGAGAGACAAAAAGATCATTGTAGGCGGTATGAGAAACGGCGAAAACAGAGGGGATCGACAAAAAAATCAGGATGCTTAAAGCGGGGAAGGCGAGATCCTTCAGAGCCAGGCGGGCAAAAAGGCCAATTCCGAGAATGATCAGGCACAAAACCGCGTAATTCATCGTTTTTGCTAATATATCGTTCTGCATAAAAAGCGCGGGCAGGTAGTTCATTTCGGCAAGCAGTGGGTAGTGGGCGAAGATATTTCCGGGGATGGTGTAGAAGCCGTGCTGCTGCAGAAACAGTTTCGGGACGGCAAGGTGATAGATAAGAGCGTCCTTGCCGATTTCCGGCGTTAGACTCAGCAGAAAACCCATAACGAGAATTGCCCCTGATAGGACAAAAGGAAGGATGCCGACCGCGGAAAGCCTGCTTTTTTTGCAGGCAGCGGCGGCTGGCGTGAAGCGCGGCGGACGCAGCCAACCGCTGATGGAAATCACCGCCAACGAAAAAAACAGGGCGGCGAGCGAAAAGGGATATAGACTCTGCGTTGCGCCGAGGAGAAATACCCCATAGCCGGTCACGATTAAACCTATCCCGGCGGAGAGAAAAAGCGCCTCTTTTCGAGAGGCTATGTCTATCGATAATGCCTTCAGACAAAAAAGGCCATCGCCTGCCACAACCAGAAGCCAAAGCAGCAAAATGAGAATCGTAATTGTGTGCTGAAATAAAATTTCCAACATTGTTTCCCCGCCCCGAAAAGTGAGGACTCTTTATCACAGATAGTACCAAGGGGTAAAGAAAAGGCAAAAATCCGTGAAAATTCCATATTCCTCAGTTTAAATTACGGATGTCTTTGTCCGGCAACGGGATTGTATCCCGGTATTCAGGCAAAAGTGGGGAGTTGATAATAAAAAACAGATTCCTCTCCACACCGGTTGATTTCATCCACAGTTGGTACAAAGAGCCGCTTTTTATCGAAAGCTGGGTGAAGCAGATTCTCAGCGACTCGTTCGACGAGCGGGCCTTTTACCTTTTTTCGGCGCACAGTTTGCCGCTGAGATACGCCGACGAGCCTTACCGGCGGCAGATCGAGGAAACTGTCGAGCGGGTTGCCGCAAGCGCCGGCATCCGGAACCATGCGCTCGGCTGGCAGAGCATCCCGGAGCGTCAACCGGAACCGTGGATTACCCCGATCGTCGAGGATAAAATTGATTTCATCGCCACCTCAGATGCCGTTGTTATTTTGTCGATGATACTTTGGCGGAGTCATTCACTTGAGGGGTGCTTGCTCATTCAGAAGTAAATCGAGATTTCTCTTTGCCTCTCTGTGCCCGGGTTGCAGACGGAGTGCCTTTTGGAGATATAAAATCGCTTCCTTTTTTTGGCCGTTTGCATACAAGGTCACGGCAAAGTTGTTGTGCAGCTCCGGATTATCGGGGTCTCCAAGTAGGGCTTTCCTGTAGCAAAGAAGCGCTTCTTCTTTTCTTCCAGTCGTCATGAAAAGATCACAGAGCTGGCGTCTTGTATAAACATAGTCGGGGTGATTTTCGAGAACCTTTAGAAAAACCTTTTCAGCTTCACTGTGTTTTCCTTTCATCACAAGGAGTTGTCCGAGATTATTGCCGGCTTCTGCGTCCTGAGGGATGATCCGCAATGCCTCGCGATAATGTAACTCCGCCGAGTCATATTTCTGCTGCTTTAAAAAAAATGTTCCTAAATTAGTATGGGCGACATAATTTTCCTTTGTTGTTATCAGTGCATGTTCGAAAAGGGTACGGCTATTCTGCCAGTATTTTGTCTGGTACCTGCTGTCAGCAATCAGCAGGGCGAGAATTACAATCCAAATTGCCGACGCTACGCCTTTAATATTCCGAAATGGCAGGTTAGCACCGATTCCATAGACGAAAATAATGGAAAGGCCTGTCATCGGAATGTAGGTGTAGCGATCGGCCATCGCCTGTGAGCCTACCTGTATGATGCCGATCATGGGCAGCATTGTTAATATGAACCAGAGCCATCCAATGATAAACGATGGCGCGGATTTTCTCAAACGCCAGCTTGAGGCTGTTATCCCAATCAAAAACAACAATGTCAAAAGAAACTGTTCCAAACTTTTCTGCGGTTGATAAGGATAGAAAAACGAAAGGTCAACGGGCCAGATAGTCTTCCATATATAGAGGATATAAGAGTTTGCCGCATGGTATAATCTTGCTGTCAGCGAAATATTTGACAGGGGAATAACGGCTGCGCTTCCTTTTTGCGCTGCCCAGGTTAACCCAGAAGCACAAAAGGAAAGGAAGAAGAAAGGGATTTTTTCGAGAAGGAGTTTCGTTAATGGAGCAGTCTTAAAATAATGGTTTGATGAATGTGTTGGGGAATTATCTGTCAGCAGGGTTGAATCTGCGTTCATTTGGTGCTGGGAATGCCAGCCGAATCTTTTTAATGGCCAATAATCGAGTAATGCCATCACGAAAGGAAGTGTGATCACCGTTGGTTTTGACATCAGCCCGAAAGCGAAGAAAAACACCGTCAGGAGGTATGTCCTGATGGCCGGTTTTCGTGCGTAACGCACGTAGGCGAGCATAGTCAATGCCCAGAATAATCCGCTCAGTACATCTTTACGACCGGCAACAGAGGCAACCGACTCTACATGAAGTGGATGAATTAAAAAAATCATGGCAATAAGGGCGCTCTTCCAAACAGAGCAGGTCATTTCCCGAAAAGCGAGAAACAGAAATATGCCCCCGAGCAGATGAATCATGGTGCTGGTAACATGGTAACCTCCAGGATCCATGCCATAAAGCTCAAAATCGAACATCAACGACAGCCACGTCATTGGATGCCAGTTGCCGACATTTAATGTGGTCAATGCCCACAGCAACCCATGTTTTGATAAGCCATGCTGAAGATGGGGATTTTTAGTTACGTAAAAAACGTCGTCATACAGTATAAAATCAAAATAAAGTGTTTGCCGGAATACGATAATGACTGCAAAAGTGAGGACGACGCAGATAAAGAGGGTTTTGTTATGACGCATGGTGGTTACCATAATACATCGCCTGCCCGTTACCTTTTGATCTGACACTTCCTTTCACTGATCATGAAAAAGAAAAACACTCCTTATAAAAAAGGGCGAGTCATCAACTCGCCCTTTTTTATGGAAAACATCAATAACCTCTTGTATTGCTTTGTTGCGTGAAACGGAAGCCATGGATGTTTCCTGCTGCAGGCAGTGACATTAATGCGAGAACGTGCCGGTAATTGTACCAGCGTCGTCAATAGTTCCCGTTATTTCCGCGTCAGCAGTTGACTTTGTATTCATGGTCAGCCCTGTTTGGGTTCCAACCGAAACTTTGACCTCATCGACATCGTTTGATTTTTTATATCCATTGGT encodes:
- a CDS encoding phospholipid carrier-dependent glycosyltransferase → MLEILFQHTITILILLLWLLVVAGDGLFCLKALSIDIASRKEALFLSAGIGLIVTGYGVFLLGATQSLYPFSLAALFFSLAVISISGWLRPPRFTPAAAACKKSRLSAVGILPFVLSGAILVMGFLLSLTPEIGKDALIYHLAVPKLFLQQHGFYTIPGNIFAHYPLLAEMNYLPALFMQNDILAKTMNYAVLCLIILGIGLFARLALKDLAFPALSILIFLSIPSVFAVSHTAYNDLFVSLFTLAAFYCFLRWPEEASAGGWLILFGIFSGAAAACKYTALLIIPLGCLGILFFAHKNKYGIHEAMRSLIVYAVAALVVGSPFYLKNLLVTGNPFFPFLYGVFGGTGWDADQAHLYDLFVQNLGMGRDLGAYLLLPWNLSFRAKMDSITFDGVIGPVFLLTLPFLAFIRRETSLFLISGYSFFSFLFWASSAQQIRYLIPLFPLLAVAVGGVLNHYRKQKLIIYFLIAAVLGSLLFNGSYIVRDFMKIAPLRVVAGIESRENFLTRLVPTYPMYRFVNEKLPPQAKVLMIYMKNYTFFCKRDCYSDSMFETHTIEKILRTASAPEAIEEALKREGFTHIMYDERYLISTFSPLSPEDGKRFQEYQSRYLRPVIKMGPYRLFRLPL
- a CDS encoding ferrochelatase, with the translated sequence MIIKNRFLSTPVDFIHSWYKEPLFIESWVKQILSDSFDERAFYLFSAHSLPLRYADEPYRRQIEETVERVAASAGIRNHALGWQSIPERQPEPWITPIVEDKIDFIATSDAVVILSMILWRSHSLEGCLLIQK
- a CDS encoding tetratricopeptide repeat protein, whose amino-acid sequence is MVTTMRHNKTLFICVVLTFAVIIVFRQTLYFDFILYDDVFYVTKNPHLQHGLSKHGLLWALTTLNVGNWHPMTWLSLMFDFELYGMDPGGYHVTSTMIHLLGGIFLFLAFREMTCSVWKSALIAMIFLIHPLHVESVASVAGRKDVLSGLFWALTMLAYVRYARKPAIRTYLLTVFFFAFGLMSKPTVITLPFVMALLDYWPLKRFGWHSQHQMNADSTLLTDNSPTHSSNHYFKTAPLTKLLLEKIPFFFLSFCASGLTWAAQKGSAAVIPLSNISLTARLYHAANSYILYIWKTIWPVDLSFFYPYQPQKSLEQFLLTLLFLIGITASSWRLRKSAPSFIIGWLWFILTMLPMIGIIQVGSQAMADRYTYIPMTGLSIIFVYGIGANLPFRNIKGVASAIWIVILALLIADSRYQTKYWQNSRTLFEHALITTKENYVAHTNLGTFFLKQQKYDSAELHYREALRIIPQDAEAGNNLGQLLVMKGKHSEAEKVFLKVLENHPDYVYTRRQLCDLFMTTGRKEEALLCYRKALLGDPDNPELHNNFAVTLYANGQKKEAILYLQKALRLQPGHREAKRNLDLLLNEQAPLK